The Chryseobacterium nakagawai genome has a segment encoding these proteins:
- a CDS encoding nucleotidyltransferase, which yields MRTLDEIHASLLENKVTYPALDGLTSSSKSAVWRLILWVFAFGIYMHERIFEECKKEISLMIQEEKAHSQRWYRNMALRFQYGFLLLPDDDEFNNTGYTQEQIEESKIIKYSAVTESVDQSRLIIKIATESGGLLKPITSDQKEAFESYIAEIKDAGVQTTVINFLPDKLQLNFKIKRDPNVIDSNGVSILNGNEPIKDALQKFLKELPFNGELVLNHLVDRLQVIDGVINPHLIGAKTSWIDAQLNDYGYYEPVEISKIPVSGYFEIDYNKTIIEYVV from the coding sequence ATGAGAACACTAGACGAAATACATGCATCATTATTAGAAAACAAAGTTACATATCCTGCATTGGATGGATTAACATCATCTTCAAAATCAGCTGTATGGAGGTTGATTTTATGGGTTTTTGCCTTTGGAATCTATATGCATGAAAGAATTTTTGAAGAATGCAAAAAAGAAATCTCTCTTATGATACAAGAAGAAAAGGCCCATTCTCAAAGATGGTATAGAAATATGGCTTTGAGGTTTCAATATGGTTTCCTTTTACTCCCGGATGATGATGAATTCAATAATACCGGATACACACAGGAACAAATTGAAGAATCTAAAATAATTAAGTATTCAGCAGTTACTGAGAGTGTAGATCAAAGTAGGTTGATTATTAAAATAGCAACAGAATCAGGTGGATTATTAAAACCAATAACTAGTGACCAAAAAGAAGCATTTGAAAGCTATATCGCTGAAATTAAAGATGCAGGGGTTCAGACAACGGTAATAAACTTTTTACCTGACAAATTACAGTTAAATTTTAAAATAAAACGAGATCCAAATGTCATTGACTCTAATGGAGTTTCTATTCTTAACGGAAATGAGCCAATAAAAGATGCACTACAAAAATTTTTAAAGGAATTACCATTTAATGGTGAACTTGTATTAAATCATCTTGTTGATAGATTACAAGTGATTGATGGAGTAATTAACCCTCATTTGATAGGAGCAAAAACTTCTTGGATTGATGCTCAATTAAATGACTATGGTTATTATGAGCCTGTTGAAATTTCTAAAATTCCTGTAAGCGGATACTTTGAAATTGATTATAACAAAACAATAATTGAATATGTGGTATAA
- a CDS encoding phage holin family protein — translation MKELLIYKKHIIAVLTAIKKPAIILPTIGFVTFSDNLMGIILLIGLMAADFITGVLASWNMWKNSKIESNFWKYGFSSSRIRLSIVKSVTYFLFILCTYGIEVIFRVKSFGKNGYTDHELTLSLFAVAIACSIEFYSIFFENLPKAGFDIWSYFKKITAKIKSGIKTVKEITDDNNNTTT, via the coding sequence ATGAAAGAATTACTCATTTATAAAAAACATATAATAGCAGTATTAACTGCAATTAAGAAACCAGCAATTATTTTACCAACAATAGGATTTGTAACATTTTCAGACAATCTTATGGGGATTATACTTCTTATTGGATTGATGGCAGCTGATTTTATTACTGGAGTACTTGCTTCATGGAATATGTGGAAAAATTCAAAGATAGAATCAAATTTTTGGAAGTATGGATTTTCGAGTTCCCGAATTCGCTTATCTATTGTTAAAAGTGTTACATATTTTCTTTTTATTCTTTGCACCTATGGTATAGAAGTCATATTCAGAGTGAAAAGTTTTGGTAAGAATGGATATACTGACCATGAACTCACTCTGTCTTTGTTTGCTGTAGCAATTGCTTGTTCGATAGAATTTTACTCCATATTTTTTGAAAATTTACCTAAAGCTGGTTTTGATATTTGGAGTTACTTCAAAAAAATAACGGCAAAGATAAAATCTGGAATAAAAACAGTAAAAGAGATCACCGATGACAACAATAACACTACTACATAA
- a CDS encoding oxidase, with product MRQDLTVDENYELKVENGDFVIGESDRQHVIDITFAHPGEYKAYPNIGFAAVLQLKKNPNINQFKRDLNIQLESDGYHNPDIDLSKGFENLTINV from the coding sequence ATGAGACAAGATTTAACAGTAGACGAGAATTATGAGTTAAAAGTAGAAAATGGTGATTTTGTTATTGGTGAATCTGATCGACAACATGTAATTGATATCACATTTGCTCATCCTGGTGAATACAAGGCTTATCCCAATATTGGTTTTGCTGCTGTACTTCAGTTAAAGAAAAATCCTAATATAAACCAGTTTAAACGTGATTTAAACATTCAATTGGAGTCTGATGGCTACCATAACCCAGACATTGATTTATCAAAGGGTTTTGAAAACTTAACTATTAACGTATGA
- a CDS encoding DUF6046 domain-containing protein, with protein MTNGESIVINLAARYAAAFGIMAISNKINQAVVTQEDNKYNVEVYEDFDPAFEEVTMSFGTDSNRIELSFAKMLEGTDDNNIYAPPLMMNFSREKSLIETQVSGGDAIVIERWGTKPWNIEIRGVLIDVENRNYPSKKIDQLCRLFDHNNVIEVEGVQFIEKNIKNIYLKDVSITPVEGFQDTMQFTLNASSINEVGFTLINPD; from the coding sequence ATGACAAACGGTGAATCAATTGTGATCAATTTGGCAGCAAGATATGCAGCTGCTTTTGGAATAATGGCTATTAGCAATAAAATTAATCAAGCTGTAGTTACTCAGGAAGACAACAAGTATAATGTTGAGGTATATGAAGATTTTGATCCAGCCTTTGAGGAAGTAACTATGTCATTTGGTACAGATAGTAATAGAATAGAGCTTTCTTTTGCAAAAATGCTTGAGGGTACTGATGATAATAATATCTACGCTCCACCACTAATGATGAACTTCAGCAGGGAAAAAAGTCTTATTGAAACTCAAGTTTCCGGAGGTGATGCAATAGTTATAGAAAGGTGGGGAACCAAGCCCTGGAACATTGAGATAAGAGGTGTACTGATTGACGTTGAAAATAGGAATTATCCTTCAAAAAAAATAGATCAGCTATGTAGATTATTTGATCATAATAATGTAATTGAGGTTGAAGGTGTTCAGTTTATTGAAAAGAATATTAAAAATATTTATCTGAAGGATGTTTCAATAACTCCGGTTGAAGGCTTCCAGGACACAATGCAATTTACCTTGAACGCTTCCAGTATTAATGAAGTTGGTTTTACTTTAATAAATCCGGACTAA
- a CDS encoding DUF2586 family protein has protein sequence MSNINGVNFKKGKVGTNRLGSDDSISGMVLTGPKPTNLTFSTPKAVYNIEDVESLGITKEYDSTNNVHVYEHLSEFFRFAPIGTECYLILEEQTKKLVDLCDESAKKLLLFAEGKIKQIAIGLNLPEAATVTMLNGLPDDVYNSIAKAKVLEEWSELNFMPVSVFLEGYAYGGSAASSADLRDIENLSAEGVTLVIGQDYDVASKKTGHAQKYANIGTVLGVCASCSVNQNIGENETKNLTNGPKKLLVNPGLSNHKLTKEQYSDLQTLENKGYVFGLTYTGLAGVRFNNDHVCAPIILDDENNINEHTVAYGRTAKKVRRLLRTIYLPKVKTDPAVNPETGKLLPGVVVALEALGDSVFADMQRAGEISGGKTYVDPNSDVIVAKVLTIGFKVVPKGNVGEINGTVNLKTQL, from the coding sequence ATGTCAAATATCAACGGTGTAAATTTTAAAAAGGGTAAAGTTGGTACTAACAGGCTTGGTAGTGATGATTCCATCAGTGGAATGGTCCTAACCGGGCCAAAGCCAACGAACCTAACATTTAGCACTCCAAAGGCTGTTTACAACATTGAAGATGTTGAAAGCCTTGGAATTACAAAAGAGTATGACAGTACTAACAATGTTCATGTTTATGAGCATCTATCTGAGTTCTTCCGTTTTGCACCTATAGGAACAGAATGTTACTTAATCCTGGAAGAACAGACAAAAAAACTTGTGGATCTATGTGATGAGTCTGCCAAAAAATTACTGCTTTTTGCAGAAGGAAAAATAAAGCAGATTGCAATCGGTCTTAATCTCCCTGAAGCTGCAACGGTAACAATGCTTAACGGTTTGCCGGATGATGTATATAATTCAATTGCAAAAGCGAAGGTATTGGAAGAATGGTCCGAATTAAATTTCATGCCTGTTTCAGTATTTCTTGAAGGATACGCTTATGGAGGTTCTGCTGCCAGTTCTGCGGATTTACGAGATATCGAAAATCTATCGGCTGAGGGTGTTACATTAGTAATTGGACAGGATTATGATGTTGCTTCAAAGAAGACCGGACATGCTCAGAAATATGCTAACATTGGAACTGTTTTAGGTGTTTGTGCTTCATGTTCTGTTAATCAGAATATTGGGGAAAATGAAACGAAAAACCTTACAAACGGACCTAAAAAACTGCTTGTTAATCCAGGGCTATCAAATCATAAGCTGACAAAGGAACAGTATTCTGATCTTCAAACACTTGAAAACAAAGGTTATGTGTTTGGGCTTACTTATACCGGACTAGCTGGTGTAAGATTTAATAATGACCACGTTTGTGCACCAATTATTTTGGATGATGAAAACAACATAAACGAGCATACAGTGGCGTATGGAAGGACAGCTAAAAAGGTTAGAAGACTTTTAAGAACTATATACCTGCCAAAAGTTAAAACAGATCCGGCAGTGAATCCTGAGACAGGGAAATTACTTCCAGGTGTAGTTGTAGCTCTTGAAGCTTTAGGCGATAGCGTCTTTGCTGATATGCAAAGGGCTGGGGAAATTTCCGGCGGAAAAACATACGTAGATCCTAACAGTGATGTTATTGTGGCTAAGGTTCTTACTATTGGCTTCAAGGTGGTTCCAAAAGGAAATGTAGGTGAAATTAACGGAACGGTTAACCTTAAAACACAATTATAA